Proteins encoded together in one Cytophagia bacterium CHB2 window:
- a CDS encoding response regulator transcription factor, translating to MNEPIRVFIADDNRLLREGLVAMLAEQEGIVVIGGAASGRKAIEEIKDLNPEVALIDIGMPSKDGIEVTQTLHRDMPEVKVIILGMCDLAAEIMTSIEAGAAGYVLKEASFDTLVETIRAVHRGESFSSPQVTASLFSRIAELTGERVLKIPLSSVKLTPREVEIIKQIAEGLSNKAIAQQLSIQTQTVKNHIHNILDKLQLHNRLQAVEYARERKLLKEK from the coding sequence ATGAATGAACCCATTCGCGTGTTCATTGCGGACGACAATCGCTTGCTCCGGGAAGGCCTGGTTGCCATGCTGGCGGAGCAAGAGGGGATCGTCGTGATCGGCGGGGCGGCAAGCGGCCGCAAAGCCATCGAAGAAATCAAAGACCTGAACCCGGAAGTGGCGCTGATTGACATTGGCATGCCGTCCAAGGACGGAATCGAAGTGACGCAAACGTTGCATCGCGACATGCCGGAAGTCAAAGTGATCATCCTCGGCATGTGTGATTTGGCCGCTGAAATCATGACGAGTATTGAAGCCGGGGCCGCCGGCTATGTTTTGAAAGAAGCTTCATTTGACACGCTGGTCGAAACTATACGCGCGGTCCATCGCGGTGAATCGTTCAGCTCGCCGCAGGTGACGGCCTCGCTGTTCTCGCGCATCGCGGAGCTGACCGGCGAACGCGTGCTGAAAATACCGCTCAGCTCTGTTAAACTGACGCCGCGCGAGGTGGAAATTATAAAGCAAATTGCCGAAGGGTTGTCCAACAAGGCAATCGCCCAACAGCTCTCCATCCAAACGCAGACGGTGAAGAATCACATCCACAATATTCTCGACAAGCTGCAATTGCACAACCGTCTCCAAGCGGTGGAATATGCGCGCGAAAGAA
- a CDS encoding OmpA family protein, with amino-acid sequence MKRLTLFALLAVSLLTYSQASAQFGNPNVALGLAVGGAQGHNSSADKWGMQYRGFLQYKIISPLLLGQLGVGYTELQADGVYSAQTVMADNRLLFVPFSSESFNPFLYGGFGVSKAIDKSNTDFLPMIPLGVGIQTRLGSQAVLQLSGGYNLSLSDKLDGRQRSDTDLNDVTNKKQDGFFGFSAGFMFAGPNVNADRDHDGLTNKVEKELGTDPKNPDTDGDALSDGAEVNQYKSDPLKADTDGDALSDGAEVNQYKTNPLKADTDGDGLADGAEVNKYKSDPLKIDTDNGGTNDGAEAARLSNLFDPADDIQERIVMQDRLVIQDRPAVKDTVVIQNRIVLEKGKKVVLEGINFEFGKATLTSDSKPILEDAYAALVSSPEVQVEISGHTDYVGSDASNQRLSLRRAQTVKNWLVERGTAANRMKTVGKGESEPVGDNDTDAGRAENRRIEFYVQQ; translated from the coding sequence ATGAAACGTTTGACATTATTTGCATTGTTGGCGGTATCGCTTTTAACATACAGCCAGGCCTCGGCCCAATTTGGCAATCCCAACGTCGCGCTCGGCCTTGCCGTGGGCGGCGCCCAGGGTCACAATAGCAGTGCCGACAAATGGGGCATGCAGTACCGCGGCTTTTTGCAGTACAAAATCATTTCTCCACTTTTGTTGGGACAGCTTGGTGTGGGATACACCGAACTTCAAGCGGACGGCGTGTATTCCGCACAAACGGTGATGGCGGACAATAGACTGCTTTTCGTCCCTTTTTCTTCAGAGAGTTTTAATCCGTTTTTATATGGTGGATTTGGCGTATCCAAAGCCATCGATAAAAGCAACACCGATTTTTTGCCGATGATCCCGCTGGGAGTCGGAATCCAAACCCGGCTCGGCAGCCAGGCGGTATTGCAACTGAGCGGTGGGTATAATTTATCGTTGTCCGATAAATTAGACGGGCGCCAACGCTCGGATACCGACCTCAATGATGTTACGAACAAGAAGCAAGATGGATTTTTTGGCTTTAGCGCCGGATTTATGTTTGCCGGACCGAACGTGAACGCCGATCGCGATCATGACGGTTTGACGAACAAAGTGGAAAAAGAATTGGGCACCGATCCCAAGAATCCTGATACCGACGGCGATGCTTTGAGCGACGGCGCCGAAGTCAATCAGTACAAATCCGATCCTTTGAAGGCGGACACCGATGGTGATGCTTTAAGCGATGGCGCTGAAGTCAATCAGTACAAAACCAACCCCTTGAAGGCGGACACCGACGGCGATGGCCTGGCCGATGGCGCTGAGGTGAACAAATACAAATCCGATCCGTTGAAAATCGATACGGACAACGGCGGCACGAACGACGGCGCCGAAGCGGCACGCCTGTCCAACTTGTTTGATCCCGCGGACGACATTCAGGAAAGAATTGTCATGCAGGATCGGCTTGTCATACAAGACCGGCCTGCGGTAAAAGATACGGTTGTTATACAAAATCGGATCGTCCTCGAAAAGGGGAAGAAAGTCGTCCTGGAAGGAATCAATTTTGAATTTGGCAAAGCCACGCTGACCAGCGATTCGAAGCCCATTTTGGAAGATGCTTATGCCGCTCTCGTTTCGAGTCCGGAGGTGCAGGTGGAGATTTCCGGCCACACGGATTATGTGGGCAGTGACGCCTCGAATCAGAGACTCTCGCTGCGCCGCGCGCAAACCGTGAAAAATTGGCTGGTGGAAAGAGGCACAGCCGCAAATCGCATGAAAACGGTCGGCAAAGGTGAAAGTGAACCCGTAGGCGACAACGACACCGATGCTGGTCGTGCGGAAAATCGACGTATCGAGTTTTATGTGCAGCAATAG
- a CDS encoding GlsB/YeaQ/YmgE family stress response membrane protein — protein sequence MTAFLVYLVVGGIIGWIASIVMHTNGQQGVLLNIVVGIVGAFIAGYVLTPLFGISTIGQGNYGLPAILVSLFGAIILLAVVNMLRRGTVR from the coding sequence ATGACAGCTTTTCTGGTTTACCTCGTCGTTGGCGGCATCATTGGTTGGATTGCCAGCATCGTCATGCACACCAATGGGCAGCAGGGCGTCCTGCTTAACATCGTCGTGGGCATTGTCGGCGCTTTCATTGCCGGCTACGTGTTGACACCGCTGTTCGGCATTTCGACCATCGGTCAGGGCAATTATGGTCTGCCGGCTATCCTGGTTTCGCTTTTTGGCGCCATCATCCTGCTCGCCGTCGTTAACATGCTTCGGCGCGGCACGGTACGCTAA